The segment CCATAACCACTTGCGTGATGCTATATTCCAGCGTTGCCATTTCTGCTGCACCAAAGTACCTCCTCTTTCACTTTAAAGCTGATTGCTACTTACAGACGCCGACCCTCTTGCCAGCGGCAAATTGAAGCGGAAACGGAGGTCTGTCCATCTGGAGCAGCTCCGTTTCCGCAGGGAAGTTATCTATTGCTTATTATTTCCCGTCTACCCGTGCCATAACCTGACTGGTCAATTCCGCAACCTTGTGCTTGGCGTTGTCCAGAGATTCACCCACCACGGCAAAATACACTTTGATCTTCGGTTCCGTGCCGGAAGGGCGCAGGCAGAACCAGGAGCCGTCCGACAGCAGATATTTCAGCACGTTCTCCTTAGGCAGACCGTCCAGTCCCAGGGAGTAGTCCAGCACCTGTGTTACGGATGCCCCGGCGATTTCGTGCGGCGGGCTGGTCCGCCAGTCATTCATGATCCCCTGAATCTGGGCCACTCCATCCTTGCCCTTCAGCGTGCGGGATTCCAGGCTCTCCAGGAAGTATCCGAACTGTGCATACAGCTCTTGCAGCACATCGTACAGGGTCTTGCCCTGGGCCTTGTAATAGGCACCTGCTTCAGCGATCAGCATTGCAGCAAGGACTGCATCCTTGTCACGGGCATAGTTGCCGGCCAGATAGCCGTAGCTTTCTTCATATCCGAACAGATACGTGTACTCGCCGGACTGCTCGAACTGGTTCATCTTCTCCCCGATATATTTGAACCCGGTCAGAGTGTTGAACACTGTAGCGCCATAATGGCTGGCTACAGCAGCACCCATCTCACTGGTTACAATGGTCTTGACTACAGCGCCGTTAGCCGGCAGCTTCCCTTGTTCCTGTAAACGGCTCAGGTAATAATGAATCATGAGCGCGCCGGACTGATTCCCGGACAGCACTACAAATTTGCCTTCGTTGTCACGAACCACAGCGCCCATACGGTCAGCATCCGGGTCTGTACCGATCAGCAGATCCGCATTCAGCTCTTCGCCCAGCTTCATCGCCAGGGTGAAGGCTTCACGTTCCTCCGGATTCGGTGATTTCACGGTAGAGAATTCGGAATCCGGCTGTTCTTGCTCAGGAACTACATGTACCTGAGTGAAGCCGATCTTCTCCAGTACACGGCGGACCGGAAGATTGCCTGTCCCGTGCAGCGGAGTATAGACAATGGAGAAGTCACGGCCCAGCGAAGAGGCAATCTCTTCACGGCTGACACTTACCGCAGCAACCGTATCCGTAAATGCCTCGTCCTCTTCGGCCCCCAGCCAGTGCAGCAGGCCTGCGCTCTCTGCAGCCTCCTGAGACATGCGCTTCACTCCGTTGAAGGAGTCCACATTCAGAATATTAGCAATAACCTTCTCCGCTTCATGCGGCACCAGCTGTCCGCCCTGGGCATTGTAGACCTTGTATCCGTTGTATTCAGGCGGATTGTGGCTGGCAGTGATTACAATGCCTCCAGACGCCTTCAAATGACGGACGGTAAAGGACAACTGCGGCGTAGAGCGCAGGGAAGAGAACAGGTGGGTCTCAATTCCGTTGCCGGCGAGTACAAGCGCAGCCTCCAGCGTGAATTCCGGCGAGAAGCGCCGGGAATCGTGGGCAATAACCACCGAGGGTCTGCCTTCTCCCGTATGCTGTCCCAGAATGTAATCAGCGAAGCCCTGAGTAGCCCGGCCGACAGTATAACGGTTCATCCGGTTACTGCCTGCTCCGATGACTCCGCGCAAACCGCCTGTACCAAATTCAAGATCTCTATAGAATCGTTCTTCCAGTTCCTTGGGTTCACCGGCAAGAGCCTTCAGCTCTTCTTTGGTGTTCTCGTCGACAGAAGGGTCCTGCAGCCAGCGTGTCAGAGTATCCTGCGCCTTCGGGCTTAATCCAGTCATGTCAATCTCTCCTTCTCCATCTATAATGTATAAGTTTATAACAGAAACTAGCTGAGTGCGAACATAATCTCGCCGGAAGCTACCGTCTTTCCGTCCACCTTGGCAGTGGCTTGTCCTTTGCCGATACTGCCTTTAAGCCGGGTAATCTCTACCTCAAGCACAAGGGTATCGCCGGGAACAACCTGTCCACGGAAGCGGAAGCCGTCAAGCCCGGCCAGAAAACCGATTTTGCCCCGGTTAGCTTCTACGCCAAGAATAGCCACAGCGCCCACCTGAGCCAAGGCTTCCGTAATCAGCACACCCGGCATCACCGGGAAGCCAGGGAAGTGTCCGGCGAAAAACGGCTCGTTCACTGTAACATTCTTGATGCCTACCGCACGTTTGCCCATTTCTATTTCAGTAATTCTGTCCACCAGCAGAAATGGGGGCCGGTGGGGGATTATTTCTTGAATCTCATTGGTATTCATCATGATTATAAAGCTCCCTTCGGTTATAACCGCGTCTATGAACCTCCGCCTACAGCAGCACTTTTGTTTTATTCTCCGCCGTCTCTGCATAAATATGGACAGCTTCGGCAAAAACTATAATTATCCTTCACCACCTGCAGCAGTGGAGGTTAAGATAAGGGGCTTTCTCCACCGCACGCGGCAGCATGGCGGAGAGGGCCCTTTTTGGCGCTCTTAGGGCACGCCATCATTATACATTTTTCAGTATAAAAAAGAAAACTCCCCTGCACAACAAGGGAGCCTCCGATATCGGTATGCCATAACGCTTTAAGGTGCGAACACCAGATCATATACATGCTTCCACGTGCTCCACAGGAGCACATCACTTAGTTCCTTTTTGCCGAGGATCACATACCCTACGACCAGCCCGCCTCCAAGCGCGGCAACCAGCAGCAATGGAATCAGGAACCACTGGATAATGGTCCAGGCCCTAATCCTGCGCCGCTTCACCGGCTGCTGCTGTTCCTCTTCTGCTTTCTGTGCAGTCTTAACCTTCTCACGACTCATTCCTTCACCTCACGCGCGCATGTTATTAGCCAGGCCCAGCATCTGGTCACTGGAGGACAGCGCCCGGGCAGCAAGCTGATACGTACGCTGAATCTGCATCATCTCCGTCATTTCCCGGCTCAGATCCACGTTAGAGGATTCCAGATAGCCTGAGCGAACGCCTACATCCTTCGCTTCGCCCGCTGCTCTTGGCACGAATGCCTGCTGCGTTGTCACGCCCTCAGCCAATACATAGAAATTACCATCTACAGCTTGCAAAGCATTCTTGCTGAGCGGCTCAACTATCATTAAGCTGCCTGCCAGGACAGGCGGCTGTTTCTCATCCGTCTTAGTCCACACCTGCCCGCGCTCATCAATAGCAGCACTTACATTAGCCCCTACGCTGAGCGGAGTACCGTTAGCACCCAGCACAGGATTGCCGGTATTGTCCACAAGAATCATCTTATCCTTATTGGCCGTATCCGGGGTGAAGTGGAAATTCCCCTGGCGGGTATATGCCGTTTCACCGTTCACCTGAACGCCGAACAATCCATTGCCTTGAAGCGCCAAGTCCGTAGGCTTCCCTGTCTCCTGGAGCGTGCCTTCCTCCCAATTACTTGACACTGTAGGCACACGCACACCAAAGCCGATATTGAAGCCCAGCGGCATGCTGCGCCCAGGC is part of the Paenibacillus sp. FSL M7-0420 genome and harbors:
- a CDS encoding flagellar hook-basal body protein, which produces MNNSTIGASVSMASLQQRLDIIADNIANMNTNGYKSKQGSFEDVLTRVQQQSKDYNQPGRSMPLGFNIGFGVRVPTVSSNWEEGTLQETGKPTDLALQGNGLFGVQVNGETAYTRQGNFHFTPDTANKDKMILVDNTGNPVLGANGTPLSVGANVSAAIDERGQVWTKTDEKQPPVLAGSLMIVEPLSKNALQAVDGNFYVLAEGVTTQQAFVPRAAGEAKDVGVRSGYLESSNVDLSREMTEMMQIQRTYQLAARALSSSDQMLGLANNMRA
- a CDS encoding phospho-sugar mutase, with the protein product MTGLSPKAQDTLTRWLQDPSVDENTKEELKALAGEPKELEERFYRDLEFGTGGLRGVIGAGSNRMNRYTVGRATQGFADYILGQHTGEGRPSVVIAHDSRRFSPEFTLEAALVLAGNGIETHLFSSLRSTPQLSFTVRHLKASGGIVITASHNPPEYNGYKVYNAQGGQLVPHEAEKVIANILNVDSFNGVKRMSQEAAESAGLLHWLGAEEDEAFTDTVAAVSVSREEIASSLGRDFSIVYTPLHGTGNLPVRRVLEKIGFTQVHVVPEQEQPDSEFSTVKSPNPEEREAFTLAMKLGEELNADLLIGTDPDADRMGAVVRDNEGKFVVLSGNQSGALMIHYYLSRLQEQGKLPANGAVVKTIVTSEMGAAVASHYGATVFNTLTGFKYIGEKMNQFEQSGEYTYLFGYEESYGYLAGNYARDKDAVLAAMLIAEAGAYYKAQGKTLYDVLQELYAQFGYFLESLESRTLKGKDGVAQIQGIMNDWRTSPPHEIAGASVTQVLDYSLGLDGLPKENVLKYLLSDGSWFCLRPSGTEPKIKVYFAVVGESLDNAKHKVAELTSQVMARVDGK
- a CDS encoding DNA-directed RNA polymerase subunit beta; the protein is MSREKVKTAQKAEEEQQQPVKRRRIRAWTIIQWFLIPLLLVAALGGGLVVGYVILGKKELSDVLLWSTWKHVYDLVFAP
- the fabZ gene encoding 3-hydroxyacyl-ACP dehydratase FabZ — protein: MMNTNEIQEIIPHRPPFLLVDRITEIEMGKRAVGIKNVTVNEPFFAGHFPGFPVMPGVLITEALAQVGAVAILGVEANRGKIGFLAGLDGFRFRGQVVPGDTLVLEVEITRLKGSIGKGQATAKVDGKTVASGEIMFALS